GCTCATGCGGTGCCAGAGCGCCGCGTGGCGGGCCGCCATCGACGAAAGGCTGCCCGCCGACGACTTCCTCGACGCGCAGCGGGAGGCGGCCGCCGAGCGCGCCGCGATCGTCGCCGAATCCGAAACCTTCGAACCTGTCTGAGGCCAACGATGGACAACACCGCAATCGACTCCGGCGCCGACGGCGTTCTGGACCTTGGCGACGGCCTGGGAGGCCGGCGCGTAATCGACGTGCCGCTCGATCGCCTGCGGCCCGATCCCGATCAGCCGCGCCGGCACTTCGACGACGAAACGATCGAAGAGCTCGCGCAGAGCATGGCGATGGTGGGGCAGCTGCAAGCCATCGGGGTGCGCAAGACGGGGGAGTTCTGGGACATCGTCTACGGGGAGCGGCGCTGGCGCGCGGCGCGGCTGCTCGGCTGGACGAGCATCCAGGCTCGGGAGTTTCCGGCGCTGGGGGCGGCGAAGCTCGTGCTGCAGGCCGTCGAAAACATGCACCGCGACGAGCTCTCGCTCGACGAGTACGCGGGGATCGTGCTGCGGCTGGTGGAAGCGGGGATGCCGGTCGCGGGCGCGGCGCGCGCGCTGGGGCGCAAGGAGGGTTGGGCGCAGACGATGCTGCAGATCGCGCGCGATCCGGTTGCGCGCGGGCTCATCGATGCCGGACGCCTGCAAAGCGCTGACGCCTGGGAGCAGTTCTGCGCGCTCGACCCTGCGGCGCGGCGAGTGGTGCTCGACTCGACTGACCCGGTCACCGGCCCGCGTTGCCGGCAGATTCAGGAGCAATCGCGGCGCGCGGAGGAGGCGCGCCAGCAGGCCATGCCGCTCGCACCTGCGCGCCAGAAGCCCGGGGCGCGCGAAGCGCAAGCGCAGGCCGATGCCGGCAAGCCCGAGACGATCGTCTTGAGCAAGGAGGAGTGGCCGTATCCCGTCGAGCCGTGGGATCGCAACGAGCTCGAAGAGCCCGCGATGGACGATGCGCTCCGGTCCCTGGCGCACGAGACGGCCTCGGATGGTCACGAGGCGGCGCGCGCTGCGGAGCGGGAGGTGTTCGCAGTTGATCTGCCGTACGGCCTGTGTCTGCGGCTGCTGCCCGGGATGCACGCCCAGATCGACGAGTATTTCCGGATGCCGGTCGCAGATCTTCGCCGGCTTTCCGAGATCCGTACCGAGATCAACGCGGCGCTGGTTGCGCGCATCCAGGCGCTGGCGGGGAAAGATCATGTCTGCTGATCGTGCCGAAGAGGTCTTCGCCTCGCTGCAGGCCGAGGCGGTGCGGTTCGCGAAGGACAGCACGCTCTCGGTCGAGGACGTGCGGCAGGAGCTCTACCTGATGTGCCTGGAGCATGCGGCGGGGGCCGATGGCTTTGATCCGGGGCAGGGGGATGCGCGCCGCTTCATCGCCGGGCGGCTGTGGGGACTGACCGAGCGCTGGCGGCGGATGGAGAGCATCCCGGACGACGACGGTCTCTGGAACGGGCCGCTCCGGGCATCCGTCGAGGAGGCCCTGATCGAGCGCCAGGAGCGGGCGGCGGCCGAGGAGAGGCTGGAACAGGCGGATCGGCAACGCCAGCGCGATCTGCGCAACCTCCCCACGCTCGCCGCCCTGGTAGCCGTGGGCGCCGTGTCGGAGCGCGGCGCCGCGCGCCTGGTCGGCAGCAAGAGCAGCCGCCTGCGGCAGCGCCTGCGGCAGTTGCGCAAGCAAGAGGATGTGGCGGTGCATTTCCGATGACGCACTACGCAAACATGGATTTGGACGAAGACAAGCGCGTGCTCGATCCGTGCTGCGGCAGCCGCATGATGTGGTTCGAGCGTGAGCGGCAGGATGTCGTGTTCGGCGACCGCCGCTCCGAGACGCTTACCGTCACCGACCGTTCCCATGGCAACTCCGGCGGCACGCGCACGCTGCGCATCGAGCCTGACGTGATGCTGGATTTCCGTTTGCTTCCGTACCCCGATGGGGCATTCAAGCTTGTCGCGTTCGACCCGCCGCATCTCGTGCGCGCCGGGTCTCGATCTTGGCTGGCGGCGAAATACGGCAAGCTCGGCGAAGACTGGCGCGACGATCTTCGCGCCGGGTTCTCTGAGTGCTTCCGCGTGCTCGAAAGCGACGGCGTGCTGGTGTTCAAGTGGAACGAAACCCAGGTGAAGATACGCGAGGTGCTGGCATTGGCTCCGTATCGCCCGCTGTTTGGCAATACGAGCGGCAAGAAGGCGGGAACCCACTGGATGGTGTTCATGAAACCTCGAAACGCGGCCGATCAACCACGTAATGCGGATATCCAAGAAGCGATAGGGACGAACTCCAAGAGGACGAATCGCATGACGACCAAGGAGGCGCAGTAGCCATGGGCACGAATTCGAAGATCGAGTGGTGCGACCACACCTGGAACCCGTGGATCGGGTGCACGCGGGTGTCGCCCGGGTGCGACCACTGCTATGCGGAGCGGTATGCGAGCCGGTTCGGCATGGCGCAGTGGGGCGCCAACGCGCCGAGGCGGCGAACGGGCCAGGCGTCCTGGAAACTTCCTTTGGCATGGAATGCCGACGCCGTCCGGCGGGGAGTGCGGCATCGCGTTTTCGTCGAGTCGCTCGGGGATTTCTTCGACAACGAGGTGCCGGATGAGCTTCGCCTTGAGGTTCTGCAGCTTCTCGCACTTCAGGGGCACCTGGACCCGATCTTGCTCACCAAGCGCATCGGCAACGCTGAGAGATTTCTCACGGCGCATCCGGATGCCGCCCGGCTGTTCGCATCGCAGGTTTGGCTTGGTGTCACCGCGGTGAATCAGGAAGAGGCCGACCGCGACATCCCGAGGTTGCTCCACCTGCCGGCGCGTGTCCGATTCGTGAGCATGGAGCCGTTGCTCGGGCTCGTGCGGCTGGGCGGCCAGATCGCTTGTGGGCTCGATTGGGTGATCGTGGGCGGGGAATCTGGTCCGCAGGCGCGCCCGATGCATCCGGGTTGGGCGCGATCGATTCGGGACGAATGCGCACGCGCCTGGACGCCGTTCTTCTTCAAGCAGTGGGGGGAGTGGAATCCGTTTACAGGACGAGTCGGCAAAGCGGCTGCCGGCCGGCTGCTCGACGGGGTGATCCACGGCGGTGTTCCGAGCGCGATTTCGCTGCGGAGGGCTGCGTGATGCTGCGGAATCAACCGGTGGTGAATCCAGGCATTGCCATCGCCAGGCTTGCGGGGGTGATCGAGACGCCCGGGGAGCGGGCCGCCGATTCGCTGGTGTTTGTGCTGGAAACCGAAGACGGTCGTACCATCCGGGTTTCGTACGGGCTGCTCATGGAGTCGCTGCGGTTTGCTCAGGCGCAGGGAATCATGCCCCCGTTATCCGAGCATTGGTGGGCCCGAATCGCGGACACGGACGATGGTTTTGCACTTCAAGAAGCAGGCCGGTAAAGAGCCGGCCTACGCCATCACGCGGGACAACGTGGAATCGCTGCTCGGCCGCAGGGCGCCGTGGTTCAAGCAGGGGAGGGAACGCGACGATGATCGCCACTTCGCGGTCTGCCCGTATTGCAACAATCCGATCCAGTTGAAGGGAGTTTATGTCCGTAAGGACAATAGCCCTCGCGCCTATGGAAGCCATTCAGGGACGGCCGTCGACGGATTTCCGTTCAACGCGGAAGATCTTGCTTTTTGCCCATACAAGCTCAAACGCAAATCGTTGGACAAGTCGGCGCGGCGGACCGAGCTGGGTTCGGTGGCGCGACAGTTGATCGCCATGGCGGTCGCGGAGTTCGATCGCGTCGTACTGGTCCTTCGAGACGACTTTGGCTTCCGGTTTTCGAACCCATTCGCGCGCAAGATGCTGGAGCAATGGTTCGACTCCCGCGGGTATCTTTACGAAGGAGCGCATTTGCGAAACCTGCCGTGGATGATCGCGTATTTCGGACCTGCCCAAACCCTGTATGGTCAGCGTGTTGGTGACACGGGCGATCTCGCTCAGGCCATCCGGCGCGCGGTGCCGCAAGCCGATATTGTCGATGGGCAGCTTCGCGAGAAGGAACGGAAACGATCGTTTTTCCGGATCGATCTGCAATGCCTGCACCATCGGGTGCTGCTCGACGATGAATCCGGTCATCTGACTGAGCATATGCGCTTGCGCGTGCAGGACTTCACCAAGACCAACGACCCTGAAGAGGCCCCCTTGATCTACGAGAAGACCATAGAGTTCGATCCGGACCGTTTCGAACGATTGCTCCATACGGCACCCGATCGCGCGCGTCGAGACGAGAATCTGCTGATGGTTGCGCGCGACGTGGCCATGCGGAAGGGGTTTGGCGATGCGTGATCTGCCCGCGCCCGACTTGTTTGCGCTTTTCGCGTTCGAAGAGCGCGGTCTCGGGGAATTCGGCGTGTCGCTCGCGACGTTGCTGCAGTGCCTGTGCATCGCAGAGCAGCGGCATCTTGTTCCGCCGTTCGATCCCGACTGGGAGCGCGCGACGCTTCCGCTAGCGCTGCGGAAAATGGCGGAAATCGATGCGCGCGGGTAACCCCCAGTTACGCCGATTGCTGGTGGGTACGCCGAGATCCCCTGCGTTGGGTGTCAGGGGGCTGGCCTGTGGAGTCCAGGTGATGACGGGCTTTACCGGCGGCAGGCTGGCGCTGGCGGCGGCCCACTTCGCCATGCGCCCGTTGGCGATGGCGGGTACTGAGACGCCGGCCTGCGAGTAGACCGCAGCGGCATAGGCTGCGCCACGGCTCCCGGCACCCGTTCCGGTGTTGTAGGCCGATAGCGCCGAGGGAAGCGACCCGGAGCGCTGCCAGGCGTCGAGCAGGATCTTCTGGGCGGCGCGCAGGTTCTCGCACGGGTCGAGGGCCGAGGCCGGATCAAGCCCGAGCGATGACAGGTTTTGGCTGTTGACTTGTGCCAGCCCGATGTCCACCGAATGCCCCTGGCCCATGAGGCCGCGCAGCAGCGTGGCGGCCGCCTGCGCGGATTGAGGCTGATAGCTGCGCCCGGTCGTGTTGTCGTGCAGGGCAAGCGGATTGCCTCCGCTTTCCTGCTGCACGATCGCGGCCATCGTCACGGGGGCGACGGCCGGGGCGCACAACGCGATGAGTTGAATCGGTGTCATGCGGGTACTCTGCGCGGCGGGCCCGCGGAGCGGAGTAGGTGGAGGGCGCACATTCCGCGCCCGATTCCGGAACCCATGCGCATCGATGTCATTCCGATTTCGGATCCGCTGGCTGACGCGCTGCAAGAACTTCTCGCTGCGGTAGCCGCGCACATCTCTTCGGCTCGGCGATCCACGGACGAATTCAACGACGAAGTCGAGCAGGTGGTAGCCGGTATCCGCATTTCTCCCCGCCCGCTCCAGGACGCCCTTTTGGACGCCGCCCGGAGTCTCATTCGCGCAGCCGAGGCGAGCCGCGCCCGGACCGACGCACTGCAAACCCAGTTACGGGCGGCGATGGCCGATGCCGAACGGCTGCGCCGCGAATTGGAGGAGCAGCGCCAGGCGGCGATGATCGATCCGCTTACCGCTCTGCTCAACCGGCGCGGGATGGAAATCAAGTTCGAAGCGCTGATGCAGGCCGGGGCGAGCGCGGCATTCTCCGTGCTCATGGTCGACATCGATCACTTCAAGGGCATCAACGACGCCTTCGGGCACCCGGTGGGGGATTCGGTGATTTGCCATGTCGCGCAGGCGATCCGGGGTTGCATCCGCGGCAACGATCACGCGGTGCGCTACGGCGGCGAAGAGTTTCTGGTGATCCTGCCCGAAACCGGCGGCGACGGGGCGGCGACCGTGGCCGAAGCGATCCGCGCGAAGGTCAGCGGGCTTCGCCTGGTACGCCGCCGCGACAACCGGATGCTGCCCGCGCTCACCGTCTCGATCGGCGTCGCAAGCCTGCGGGATGGCGATGCCGATCCCGACGCGGTCGTCCACCGCGCCGACGACGCTTTGTATCGCTCCAAGCAGGAGGGGCGAAACCGAGTGACGCGCGCCGCGCCGTGACTGCGGTCACTACCGATTCCGGTAGTGACCGCAGGACCCCGCAGCTTTTACTTTCCCGCTGTGGGTTCCGATATCGACATTGCCGACATCATCGAACACGGAGAACTCGCCGACTGGCGACGGCTCCGCGATCGAGCACTTTTCGATTCGGGAATGCGGGTAGCGCTTCTCAGCCTATGCGTTGCGATGGCCGGATCGCTCGACGGGGATCCGTATGGGTGCTGGTTGGCCTATGTGGAATCCGTGATGGATGGCGATGCGGACGGCGTCGTGCTGCTGGAGGTCTTCGCGGATGCGAGGCAACACTATTCGCCGACGTACCGCTGGTAGGCGGCGATCCAGTTCTGGGCGATTTCCCGTTGAGCCTGAGCGAGCGGAATCCTTCCCCTGCAGACCAACCGGTGCAGCGCATTTTCGAGTTTGTCTTTGCGCTTCGCGCCCCATCCGCCGATGACGTGACGCGGTTCCGGCCATAGGTTGCGCGGATCGGTGGGGTTGCCGCCGATTTCGAGCGGGATGAGGTGGTCCTCTTCGTAGTCCCGCAGCCGGCGGTCGGTATAGCCGTACTCGACGATCTGCCTGCGCTTCAAGTGGCTCGTGTACCTGACCGTCGGACGGACCGTCCTCGTGTATCCCCGCGCGCAAATGGTGGCGCGGATATTGTCTTGCGTGACGCGCGGATCGACGGCTCCGGGAGTGAGCGCGGCGTTCGGCCGTGCGTCACTGATGGGGTGCACTACGCCGTAGGCGCCCTGGTGTTCGACGCCGCCCAGGTCGGCAGACCATGCCGCTACCGGCACAAGGGCGGCAACCAATGCCGCTGCAATCTTTCGCACGCGATTCCCCCCGTCCTGATCAGGACGGGGATTCTACGTTCAGGCCGTCCCGATTCTCGGGCCCACCGCGCGGAGTAGCGGGGAGGGCGCACATTCCGCGCCCGCCGCCGGAGCCCGCTCATGCGCATCTTCATCGCCGAGAAACCTTCCGTAGCCAAAGCCATCGCCGGAGTGCTGGGCGGCGCCAGCAAGGTCGACGGATACATCGAATGCGGCAGCCTCGCCACTCGCGTGACCTGGTGCTTCGGGCACCTGCTCGAACAGGCCCCGCCCGAGGAGTATGTGGCGGGCGAGGGGGTCCGGCCCGAGGACCTGCCGGTGATCCCCGAGCGCTGGAAGCTCTCGCCGCGCGACGGGGCCGCGGGAAAGCAGATCAAGGTGATCCGGGATCTGCTCAAGGACGCGACCGAGGTCGTCAACGCCGGCGACGCCGACCGGGAAGGGCAGCTGCTGGTCGACGAAGTGCTGCTGTTCCTGGGCTGGACGGGCAAGACCTCCCGCCTGTGGCTCTCGAGCCTGGACGACGAGAGCGTTCAGCGCGCGCTGGTGACGCTCAAGCCCAACGCCGCGCTGGCGCCGCTCTACGAGTCGGCCCTGGCGCGCCAGCGCGCCGACTGGCTGCTGGGCATGAACGGCTCGATCGCGATCAGCCGCAACCTGCAGGCCGCGGGCGTGCAGGGCTCGTGGAGCATCGGCCGGGTGCAGACCCCGACGCTGGCGCTGCTGGTCGACCGCAAGCGGGAGATCGGCGGGTTTGCGCCGCGCGACCACTACCGGACCGAGGCGCTGCTGGCAGGCGGAATTCGCGCGCTGTGGCGGATTCCGGAGGACATGCTCACCGACGGGCTGCTGCTGGAGAAGTCCGCCGCCGAAGCGACGGCCTCGGCCGTGCGGGGCCGCCCGGCCCGGGTGGAGAAGTTCACCCGCAAGACGGCCGAGCGGGCCGCGCCGCTTCCCTACACCCTCAGCGCATTGCAGAAGGCCGCGAGCCGCCGGCTGGGTCTCTCGGCCAAGGACACGCTGGCGGCGGCGCAGGAGCTCTACGAAGCCAAGATCACCACCTACCCGCGCACCGACTGCCCGTACCTGCCGGAGGAGATGCACCGCGAGGCCGGGCGCATTCTCAAGGCGCTCGGCGCCGAGGGAGGCGGCATCGATCCCGCCCGCCGGCACGCGGCCTGGAACACGGCCAAGGTCGAGGCGCACCACGGGATCGTCCCGACCGGCGCCAACCCTGACGCGGCGGGCCTGTCGGCCAACGCCGGGCGCGTGTTCGGGCTGATCCGCGAGTCCTATGTCCGGCTTTTCCTGTCCGCGGAGAAGTTCGAGACCCGGGAGGCGCTCTTCGTCTTTCCGGGCGGGGAGCGCTTCCGGGCAGCGGCGCGCATCGTGCTGGAGCCCGGCTGGACGGATCTGGGCGGGAAGGAGGAGGGCGAAGCGGATCCCGAAGAAGTTTCGGGCGCGCTCCCGGAACTGGTAGAGGGACAGACGCTCGCCTGCGAGGCGGCGCAGGTTCTCGCGAAGCGCACCGCGCCGCCCGAGCCGTATACCGACGGCACCATGATCGCCGCGATGACCGGGGTGCACAAGCTCGTGGCCGATGCGAAGCTCAAGGCGCGGCTCAAGGAGACCTCCGGCCTGGGGACGGAGGCAACCCGCGCCTCGATGATCGAGACGCTGATCGCCCGGGGGTACGCGGAGCGCAAGGCGAAGGAGATTCACCCGACCGGGCGCGGCGAGCAGCTCATCGACATGCTGCGCAATGCCGCGCCCGAGCTGGCCGATCCGGGCTACACCGCGCTGCAGGAGGATGCGCTCGCCGACATCGCCGCGCGCCGCGGCACGATCGCCGATTTCCTACGCGCGCAGCGCGAGGCGGTGACCCGCACCACGCGGCTGCTGCTTGCCGCGCAGCTTTGCGCTCCGGTGCCGATGCAGGCCTGCCCGGCCTGCGGGGCGAGTCGCTGCGTGCAGCGCACGAGCAAGGCCGGAAAGCCCTACCACCGCTGCCTGGACTGCCAAGCGGCGTTTGCCGACGAGCGAGGCAAGCCGGGCAAGCGGTTCGAGGACAAGCCGGCGGGCGAAGGAGGGAGTGCGAAGCAGCCGGCAACCGGGCCGAAGTGCCCGGAGTGCAAGAAACCCACCTTCCGGAACGAGACCAAGACCGGCAAGCTGTACTTCCGCTGCGCGGCCTGCAAGGGTGCCTGGTGGCCGGATCGCGAGGATCCGGCCAAGACCGGAAAGAAGTTGGAGGCGAAATGAACCGCGACATCATGGTGGCGGCGCTTGCGCCGTGCGACGGCCGGGTGGCCGCGCAACAGCGCGGTACCGCTTCATGAGGCAGTTCATCGAGCCGGTATTCCAGCCGATTGCCGATGCGCATGGCCGGACCTTTGGCCTCGAGGCGCTGCTGCGGTTTCGGGGATATCCGGACCGCAGTCCGGATCAAAGCCTGCGCCGATGGGAGAAGACGGGGTTCATCCGCACCGTCGATCGCGCGATGCTGGCAAGCGTCGTGGAGGCGCTTGCGCGGATCGACTTCTTCGATCGCCCCACGCGGGTTGCCGTCAACGTGTCGGTGGCGACGATCGAGGCCGACGGCGATGGCTACCGCGCCGCGCTCGGCGCCCTGGCGGATCTCGTGCAGCGGGTCATCGTGGAAGTGACCGAGACCGCGCCGATCACGAATGCGGCCTCGGTGCTGCGGTTCGCGGCGGAGTGCAGAGCCGCTGGCTATCACCTGGCGCTCGACGACTGCAAACCGTCCCACCCGTACGGGCGGGAGGAATTCATGCGCAGCGTTTTTCCGACGCTCGTCAAGATCGACGGCGAGTTCCTCTGCCGGTGTCATGCGGCGGGGGAGGTGTCCGCGCTGCGGCGGATGATCGACGCGGCGCACGCGCTCGGAGCGCGCGTGATCGCCGAGCACGTCGCCGACGAGGCGATCCGGGATTTTGCGTTGCGGCAGGGCGCGGATCTTCTGCAGGGATTCGCCATCGGCAGGCCCGCGTCGCTCGCCCGGTGCGTGGGGGAGCGGCGGCGCGCGGCATAGATGGCGACTTTTGCGGGGAGATGATCTATCGCGTAATTTCTTTCCCCGAGGCTGGGGAACTGCTTGCCCTGTACTACCAACCCGACGCCTGCACCTGCCAGGAAACCGTCATCTCCATGAGAAAAATCGCTATTGCCGTTATTTCCGCCGCGGCGGCCGCATCCAGCTCGGCGTGGGCGTGGCATTCCCATACCTCGGCGGGCGTCGACGACGTGCAAGGCGCGTATGGGGTGGTCTTTCCGCCTTCCGCGGCGCGGCCCGATCCGCTGCGCACGCCAGGCGCAGTCGATCCCCGCGTGACGCAAGACAACCTCCGCGAAACCATCTGTCGCAGGGGCGGCTACACCCGGTCGGTGCGTCCGTCCATGAAGTACACCGAGCGGCTCAAACGTCGGCAGATCGAGGAGTACGGCTACGGCGATCACAGGATGCGCGACTACGAGGAGGATCACCTCGTGAGTCTGGAGCTTGGGGGCGCGCCTGCCGACCCGCGAAATCTCTGGCCCGAACCCCACCACGTCATCGGCGGGTGGGGGTCGTACGCCAAGGACAAGCTTGAAAATCGGCTGCACACGCTGGTATGCCACCACCGGATTCCGCTCACGGAGGCGCAATCCGAGATCGCCAGCGACTGGATCGCGGCATATCGAAGATACATCGGACCGACCCCTGATCAATCACGCCGGCAT
This genomic window from Burkholderiales bacterium GJ-E10 contains:
- a CDS encoding putative uncharacterized protein (Precursor) yields the protein MIYRVISFPEAGELLALYYQPDACTCQETVISMRKIAIAVISAAAAASSSAWAWHSHTSAGVDDVQGAYGVVFPPSAARPDPLRTPGAVDPRVTQDNLRETICRRGGYTRSVRPSMKYTERLKRRQIEEYGYGDHRMRDYEEDHLVSLELGGAPADPRNLWPEPHHVIGGWGSYAKDKLENRLHTLVCHHRIPLTEAQSEIASDWIAAYRRYIGPTPDQSRRHRSGD
- a CDS encoding Gp37Gp68 family protein is translated as MGTNSKIEWCDHTWNPWIGCTRVSPGCDHCYAERYASRFGMAQWGANAPRRRTGQASWKLPLAWNADAVRRGVRHRVFVESLGDFFDNEVPDELRLEVLQLLALQGHLDPILLTKRIGNAERFLTAHPDAARLFASQVWLGVTAVNQEEADRDIPRLLHLPARVRFVSMEPLLGLVRLGGQIACGLDWVIVGGESGPQARPMHPGWARSIRDECARAWTPFFFKQWGEWNPFTGRVGKAAAGRLLDGVIHGGVPSAISLRRAA
- a CDS encoding methyltransferase — encoded protein: MTHYANMDLDEDKRVLDPCCGSRMMWFERERQDVVFGDRRSETLTVTDRSHGNSGGTRTLRIEPDVMLDFRLLPYPDGAFKLVAFDPPHLVRAGSRSWLAAKYGKLGEDWRDDLRAGFSECFRVLESDGVLVFKWNETQVKIREVLALAPYRPLFGNTSGKKAGTHWMVFMKPRNAADQPRNADIQEAIGTNSKRTNRMTTKEAQ
- a CDS encoding predicted protein — protein: MLRNQPVVNPGIAIARLAGVIETPGERAADSLVFVLETEDGRTIRVSYGLLMESLRFAQAQGIMPPLSEHWWARIADTDDGFALQEAGR
- a CDS encoding secretion protein HlyD family protein (Precursor) produces the protein MTAGPRSFYFPAVGSDIDIADIIEHGELADWRRLRDRALFDSGMRVALLSLCVAMAGSLDGDPYGCWLAYVESVMDGDADGVVLLEVFADARQHYSPTYRW
- a CDS encoding putative Lytic transglycosylase; this encodes MTPIQLIALCAPAVAPVTMAAIVQQESGGNPLALHDNTTGRSYQPQSAQAAATLLRGLMGQGHSVDIGLAQVNSQNLSSLGLDPASALDPCENLRAAQKILLDAWQRSGSLPSALSAYNTGTGAGSRGAAYAAAVYSQAGVSVPAIANGRMAKWAAASASLPPVKPVITWTPQASPLTPNAGDLGVPTSNRRNWGLPARIDFRHFPQR
- a CDS encoding DNA topoisomerase III — protein: MRIFIAEKPSVAKAIAGVLGGASKVDGYIECGSLATRVTWCFGHLLEQAPPEEYVAGEGVRPEDLPVIPERWKLSPRDGAAGKQIKVIRDLLKDATEVVNAGDADREGQLLVDEVLLFLGWTGKTSRLWLSSLDDESVQRALVTLKPNAALAPLYESALARQRADWLLGMNGSIAISRNLQAAGVQGSWSIGRVQTPTLALLVDRKREIGGFAPRDHYRTEALLAGGIRALWRIPEDMLTDGLLLEKSAAEATASAVRGRPARVEKFTRKTAERAAPLPYTLSALQKAASRRLGLSAKDTLAAAQELYEAKITTYPRTDCPYLPEEMHREAGRILKALGAEGGGIDPARRHAAWNTAKVEAHHGIVPTGANPDAAGLSANAGRVFGLIRESYVRLFLSAEKFETREALFVFPGGERFRAAARIVLEPGWTDLGGKEEGEADPEEVSGALPELVEGQTLACEAAQVLAKRTAPPEPYTDGTMIAAMTGVHKLVADAKLKARLKETSGLGTEATRASMIETLIARGYAERKAKEIHPTGRGEQLIDMLRNAAPELADPGYTALQEDALADIAARRGTIADFLRAQREAVTRTTRLLLAAQLCAPVPMQACPACGASRCVQRTSKAGKPYHRCLDCQAAFADERGKPGKRFEDKPAGEGGSAKQPATGPKCPECKKPTFRNETKTGKLYFRCAACKGAWWPDREDPAKTGKKLEAK
- a CDS encoding diguanylate cyclase; its protein translation is MRIDVIPISDPLADALQELLAAVAAHISSARRSTDEFNDEVEQVVAGIRISPRPLQDALLDAARSLIRAAEASRARTDALQTQLRAAMADAERLRRELEEQRQAAMIDPLTALLNRRGMEIKFEALMQAGASAAFSVLMVDIDHFKGINDAFGHPVGDSVICHVAQAIRGCIRGNDHAVRYGGEEFLVILPETGGDGAATVAEAIRAKVSGLRLVRRRDNRMLPALTVSIGVASLRDGDADPDAVVHRADDALYRSKQEGRNRVTRAAP
- a CDS encoding putative uncharacterized protein (Precursor); protein product: MRKIAAALVAALVPVAAWSADLGGVEHQGAYGVVHPISDARPNAALTPGAVDPRVTQDNIRATICARGYTRTVRPTVRYTSHLKRRQIVEYGYTDRRLRDYEEDHLIPLEIGGNPTDPRNLWPEPRHVIGGWGAKRKDKLENALHRLVCRGRIPLAQAQREIAQNWIAAYQRYVGE